GGCCGGATTGGACGCCGTGGTCGAGACCGTCGCCATGCCCAGCGTGTAGCCGTCCGGCGCCGCCTTGATCACCTCCAGCGCGCCGATGGAGCCGCCGCCACCGCCCTTGTTCTCGACGATCAGCGGCTGACCCAGCGCCGGCTGGACCTTGTCGGCCAGCACGCGCGCGATGATGTCGGTGGTGCCGCCGGGCGCGAAGGGCACCACGAGGCGCACCGGCTTGGCCGGATAGGCCTGGGCCCAGGCACTCCCGGCCGCGAACAGCGCGGCCGTGGCCAGACAAGCGGTGAGCATCGTTCTGCGTTGCATGTGTTCTCCTTGAAATGCCAGGGGCGGACGGATCCGGCGCGATGGTGCAACCCGTGCCGGACTTTGGGATTGTGGGAACTACGAAGCGGCCCCCTCGGTTTCCCTCGGTGCTGACAAGGCCCAGTCGATGTGCTCGCGCACCAGCGGCGTGGCGGCCTCGCGGCCCGCGGTCAACGCAGCCCGCAGAGCCCCATCGGGACGCGTGCGCAGTGCATTGCCGATCGCCACCGCCAGATTGCGCTGCCACCGCTCGTGGCCGATGCGCCGGATCGCGCTGCCTTCGGTGTGCCGCAGGAACTCCGCCTCGGTCCACTGCCATAGTTGGAGCAGGCTCGCTCCCGACAGTGGCTCGCGCGCGTCGAAGTCGGGCAGCGCGCTGCGCCGGGCGTACTTGTTCCATGGGCAGACGAGCTGGCAGTCGTCGCAGCCGTAGATGCGGTTGCCGATCAGCGGCCGCAGCTCGGCCGGAATGGGGCCGGCATGCTCGATCGTCAGGTACGAGATGCAGCGCCGCGCGTCGAGGCGGTACGGGGCCACGATCGCCTGCGTCGGGCAGACGTCGATGCAGGCGCGGCAGCTTCCGCAGTGCGCATCCACCGGCGGCGTGACGGGCAGCGGGAAGTCGACGTAGATCTCGCCGAGGAAGAACATCGACCCGGCGTCGCGGTGAAGCACCAGCGTGTGCTTGCCGCGCCAGCCGATGCCGCTGCGCGATGCCAGCTCGACCTCGAGCACCGGCGCTGAATCGGTGAAGACCCGATGGCCGACGGGACCGACCTCGTCGGCCAGCCTGTCGGCCAGCTTCTGCAGACGCGAGCGCAACACCTTGTGATAGTCGCGACCCCGTGCGTAGATGGAGACGACGGCCTGCCCGGGGTCGGCCAGACGCTGCCATTCGACGGCCTGCCAGCCTTCGGCGGCGGTACGCGGCAGATAGTCCATGCGGGCGGTGATCACGCGCACCGTGCCGGGCACCAGCTCGGCGGGCCGGGCGCGCTTGAGTCCGTGCGCGGCCATGTAATCCATCGCGCCGTGAAAGCCGTTGAGCAGCCATTGCGAGAGCCCGGGCTCGGCGGCCGACAGGTCCACGTCGGCAACACCGATCTGGGAAAATCCGAGCGCCGACGCCCACTCCCGCAGGCGCGACAACAACGTCTGGTCCACAGCCACTTGAGCAGCACCGGTCATTCGCCGATTCTAGGAAGCGCCAACCTCGTCTGGTCCGACGAGGGCGATTGCGCCGCCACGGCGGCGGCGCTCGCGTCCCGGCCCGCGCTGCGGCGCGCCTTCGTCGAGCTGCACGGCACGCTGGGCGCGGGCAAGACGACCTTCGTGCGCCACCTGCTGCACGCGCTCGGCGTGCCGGGGCGCATCAAGAGTCCCACCTACGCCGTGATGGAGCCCTACGAGCTGCCCGGCCTGCCTGCCTGGCACTTCGACTTCTACCGCTTCAACGACCCGCAGGAATGGGAAGACGCCGGCTTTCGCGATGTCTTCGCCGCCGAGGGCCTGAAGCTCGCCGAATGGCCCGAGAAGGCCCATGGCCTGTTGCCGCTGCCCGACCTGCGCGTGGCGATCGCGCTGGGCGACAACGAGCGCCGCGACGTGGGCATGGCCGCACTGACGCCGCTCGGCCGGGAGCTGCTCCCGTGAGCCCGCCGGGCCGCACCAGGGGCGAGCACGAGAGCGGGCAGACCGCCGCTGCTCGCGGCCTCTCGCGACGCGCCGCCTTGCAGTCCATGGGCGGCCTCGTGCTGCTGCTCGGCGCCCGCGAGCTGGCCTACGGCGCCAGCATCGTCGCCGTGCGCGTGTGGCCCGCCTCCGACTACACGCGGGTCACCATCGAATCCGACACGGCGCTCGCGGCCCGGCACTTCATGGCCGACAACCCCTCGCGCCTGGTCATCGACGTCGAGGGC
The Piscinibacter sp. XHJ-5 DNA segment above includes these coding regions:
- the queG gene encoding tRNA epoxyqueuosine(34) reductase QueG, which gives rise to MTGAAQVAVDQTLLSRLREWASALGFSQIGVADVDLSAAEPGLSQWLLNGFHGAMDYMAAHGLKRARPAELVPGTVRVITARMDYLPRTAAEGWQAVEWQRLADPGQAVVSIYARGRDYHKVLRSRLQKLADRLADEVGPVGHRVFTDSAPVLEVELASRSGIGWRGKHTLVLHRDAGSMFFLGEIYVDFPLPVTPPVDAHCGSCRACIDVCPTQAIVAPYRLDARRCISYLTIEHAGPIPAELRPLIGNRIYGCDDCQLVCPWNKYARRSALPDFDAREPLSGASLLQLWQWTEAEFLRHTEGSAIRRIGHERWQRNLAVAIGNALRTRPDGALRAALTAGREAATPLVREHIDWALSAPRETEGAAS
- the tsaE gene encoding tRNA (adenosine(37)-N6)-threonylcarbamoyltransferase complex ATPase subunit type 1 TsaE; translation: MSSTGHSPILGSANLVWSDEGDCAATAAALASRPALRRAFVELHGTLGAGKTTFVRHLLHALGVPGRIKSPTYAVMEPYELPGLPAWHFDFYRFNDPQEWEDAGFRDVFAAEGLKLAEWPEKAHGLLPLPDLRVAIALGDNERRDVGMAALTPLGRELLP